In the Bacillota bacterium genome, AAGGCTCGGGCGCGTCTTCGATGCCATTCTACCGGCGCGCCGCCCCGCCGGACAACCACCGGTCACGCGCCGAGAAAAGCCGCGCCCGCTTCCACGCCACCCGCATGCCGCTCCACCTGGCGAACAGTGCCAGCGACGCCAGCCGAAACACGCCCGACAGCGCCATCACCGGCGCCGTCCCCACGTACTCGGCGAGCCACCCCCCGAGAATCGGCCCTGCCGACGCTGCGACCCCGACGCCCAGGTTGAACACCGCCACGTAGGACGGCCGCCGGCTGTCCGGCGTCACCTCCAGGATCAGGTTGAACGCGGCGAGGTTGTAGCCCGCCCACGCCAGCCCGCCCACCACGTTGATGGCCACGACCCACTCAGACGACGGGATGATGGCCCACCAGACGGGCAGCATCGCCGCCCACACGCCCGACCATATCATGACGGGCCGTTGCCCGACCCGGTCGCACAGACGGCCCCAGTACCGCTGCCCCAGGATGGTGGTGAGGAACGTCGCGCCGTTGGCGATGCCCCACAGCTCCTCCGTGCCGTAAAGCTGCTGGGTGAAGTGCACCGGGAACAGGGCAATGGGCAGGTGCACCGCGGTATTCCATAAAAACGCGGCCACGGCGTACTCGTAAAAGCCGGGCGCCTCGCTCTTCCACCGGGCCGGGCCGCCGGCCAGCCAGTCAGAAGCGAACAGCATCCGCCGCTGCCCGGGGGCATCCCGGGCGGGTGTCCCGCCGGCAGAGCCGGCCCCGGGGGCCACCCTGGTTTGGGCGGCCGGGTCGTGGACCGGCAGGATAACCAGCAGCGAGAAAATCCCGATGAACCATGCGGCGCCGAACGCCACAGCGTAGCCGGCAGGGTAGCCAAACCCCTTGATGAGGTACCCCGCCACCACCGACGCCGCCAGCGCCACCAGGTTGGCGAGGATGTTGCGCAGTGCAAAGTAGGCGCCCCGCCAGCTCCGGTGGGTCAGGTTGGCCATGAGCGACGTCCACGCCGGGATCGCAATGGCCATCCCGAGCCCCCGGAACGATACGAGCGCCAAAAGCGAGTAGATGAGCCAGGTCCGGTCGTGAATCAGCCACGGCAGCGCCGCCATCGGCACCCAGACCCAGCGTACGATGGTGTTGCCGATGATCCATAAAAGCTTGTTCTTGCCCGTGCGCTCGGCGAGGCGCCCGAAGGGAAGCTGAAAGGAGTTGGCGAGCAGGTTGGGGATCGCCGTGAGGAGGCTGACCTCGAGCGCCGACGCCCCCATCGCCACCGCGAAGAGAGCGACGTAGTTGATGCCGAGGTTCTCGCTGGCCGCGGCCAGGGTGCCCTCGGCGGTGCTATAGGCAAGAGAGCGCCTCAGCCACTGGCTCCCGCCAGAGGGCCATAGCCTGCGCCGCACGCCCACCCCGCCCCAACCTCCCCGGCGAATGACTGACGGTCAGTCGGACCGACTGACCGTCAGTCGCTCTCGTTCACTCCAAGCCGGCCCCTGGAACGCGGCGCGGATCTTATCCTTCCCCTTGCAGCCGTGCAAGTCCCCCGGAACGCCTTCCATAAAGCTCCGGGTCGAGCCGGAGGCCGGCCCGACCCGGAACGAGTGACG is a window encoding:
- a CDS encoding MFS transporter, coding for MGVRRRLWPSGGSQWLRRSLAYSTAEGTLAAASENLGINYVALFAVAMGASALEVSLLTAIPNLLANSFQLPFGRLAERTGKNKLLWIIGNTIVRWVWVPMAALPWLIHDRTWLIYSLLALVSFRGLGMAIAIPAWTSLMANLTHRSWRGAYFALRNILANLVALAASVVAGYLIKGFGYPAGYAVAFGAAWFIGIFSLLVILPVHDPAAQTRVAPGAGSAGGTPARDAPGQRRMLFASDWLAGGPARWKSEAPGFYEYAVAAFLWNTAVHLPIALFPVHFTQQLYGTEELWGIANGATFLTTILGQRYWGRLCDRVGQRPVMIWSGVWAAMLPVWWAIIPSSEWVVAINVVGGLAWAGYNLAAFNLILEVTPDSRRPSYVAVFNLGVGVAASAGPILGGWLAEYVGTAPVMALSGVFRLASLALFARWSGMRVAWKRARLFSARDRWLSGGAARR